TTGAAAGGAGTGAgggataaaaatataaaaaaaaaaacgatagcATAGAGCATACGAAAGGCCAAAGAAGCAGCTTCTTTCGCTTTGGAAAAAAGTGGCTCGAGGTCGTGCCTCGAGCACGAATCTTCGAATTCTTCTCTTGACTCGTGGCACGCGATGCGAGAGGCGATCCTCAGCCTCGTGTAACGTCGCCTGTGATCGtgtcgacgacgaggacgacaacgacgactgtGGGTCGCTGTCATTATTATAACACACTCTACGTTTccatttagaaataaaaaagaaaagaaaaacaacttTGTGAGATGTTTGCTATGGAACAGGTGAACCGAGGACACTTTGTGTCACTCGATATCTATCGATTtcgataacaaaaagaaagaaagaaaaagattcttcAATCTTCAGCGATGAGATTATTAACGTCGAGATTGTATTCGCCTCGAAAATTATCGAAGATTATTCTCGAGTGGTCATCTACGTCGGCCAGATCCGTTCAGTTGAGAATCGGCAAGTGACACAACGCTGTggctgagagaaagagagacaaaaggaCAGTATAGATACGTATTTCATTCGAACAGGAAAATTGCACGGAGCCTGCAGATTTCAGGCTCTAGTGCAGCAAGGAGCTTTGCTTCCTTGTCCAAGGAGAGGGGGAACAACGAAAGTCCTCTCTCCGAgtcattgaaaataatgtgTCTTAATCTTTCGAGAAAGAACTTGAGAATCGAGAGTGCTTATAGTAGTCGACCATGATGAAGTTCAAATCGCTGTTTCGCAGAGGACAGCAAagccagcagcagcagcagcaacaacagcagcagcagcaacaacaacaacaacaatcgaCGCAGGGCCCACAACAAACACAACAGCAACAGGTCCCCCTGCGTCAGGCCCCGAGCGCCTCTTCGCTCGAAACAAAAACTGAGAGCTTATCGACGGAAAACTGGAGTTCGATCGGTAAAGAAGTTCCCAAGAGCAACGCCAAGAATCAGCAACAGCATCAGAAGGGACCCGCTAAGGGGTCCAGGATGCAGGAGCTGGAACGGGAGATCGAGATCTTACGAAAGGATCGTGCCCGGCTTGAAGCAAATCTAAGGGAAGCAACTACCGACGCTCAATCTTTACGCGACCTGAAAACTGAACTCGCGTCTCTCAAGGTAACTTTGCACGTTTACAAATTTCCTTTATGTGATGTATTTTTCATCACTCTTACAACACAGGTTTTTGAACTCttcaaaaacagaaaaatgaagaaattcaTATGAAACAGTTATTGAATTTAAGCTTAAAGATTTGGTTTCAATGAATTTAAGATGTTTTACAATCTTttcgtgtttttttcttttttcttttttcttttttttttttttcgaaacatcTTGAACCTCTTGATGGGATTATAGTTTGAAAATCACACTATTTTATAGATCAAGAAACGCGcgtatttgtctttttcttttttatattttgttaatagtTTGTAAAGttataacaattttctatatacgtCTTTGGTAAGAATCTTGGAGATTTGGTTCTTTTTTGTCTAGCCTAACATAGTTAGAAAAGTTTTAAGgaattgtttaaattttccttcttctttcttaaaagGTTTCTCGAGTCAAAGATATAGTAcaaactaaagaaaaagatagaaattgaTCGAGACGAGCTTTGGTGAAAGTCACGAGACAGTGACGGATGTTGACGAATTAATTGGGATTAATTAATGTTGCCGACGTGAAAGTCGCGTtagcaatttttattatagtcgCTTGTAATTAAACATGAACAGGATCGATAAGAGTAACAAGAAAGTCATCGTAAAAACGTCCAACAACTTCTTCGATGAAATCGCGATCGATATgatgttttataatttacatcatttattttttcttcctgcGTCGAACAGCTCATATTGTCTTGATGACGATCACGTGGCTCACACACGAAATTTGCTCACGTggtcttcgtttcttctccctttctttccccCCCTCGTCATCCCCACCCCTTGTCATTACGTCGCCGACCTTACAAGGAAAACATACACGGTGTACCAGAtgcagacatatatatatatgtatatatgtatgtatgtatgtatgtatgtatgtatgtatgtatgtatgtatgtatggatggatggatggatgtatgtatatgatgtatgtattacGTTAGAATATTACATCATTACGAATGATACGATCACTCTgcatataaatgataaatgagAAATAGATTCATTATATCAGATCATTATTCCCAATAACATCTCTCtattctttcaaaagatttcattatttctttatcatctTTACTACCCGTGTAATAAGTTGTACGAATTGGCGGATTCAGTAGAATAATTATAGCATGAACCGAAATTTCAACTATCCCAGATATTTCTGTATGACATGGTGATGTGTCAAAATATAATTGGAACATAACTGCACGCACTGATTTCTGCGAAGTGTCGGTTCGTACATAATGATCTATTACAGAGATTCTCCAAATACAGGTcgcgttaaatattaaaatatgagaGTAGTATACATGTTCATTAAGAGAGTTCATTAGGAATGGCTGGCAAAAAATGATCGTTTTCGAAAGTGGGTCTTGATCCATAAAAGTTTGGGAAGCATTGATATCTACTGAATCTTtacagaaatgaaaagaattaattgtGTTCGCAGTTAAATTTGatctgttattttatttagttaatatttatattttgcaatagataataatataattattacgcAGTAGACTGTTAACGTTTAACCTATTCAAGTAATTTTCGTTGTCGTGTTTAACGTGCCAAAACTTGGAATGTCGatgtttagaaaattaaaatttgattagaatttgaaaaaagaaataagagatatTGAGAAACCTTCGTTGCAatatgattttcttctttcttcacttTTACGCGATGATAACCGTTGGATCTCCAGGATCGCGTGTAAGCTTcacatattttcattcttaataCTCGATAGTTTAACGGTCCGTTGAAATAACGGATAGTGAGAAAGTGGCTTATTAGAGGACAAGCAGAGGGCGTAAAATGCGGGGATgtttacgaagagaaaaagcttCTGAACGCGAATCACAGAGAACGATATGAAAAAACGTTGCTTTTCCGCACCGACGGTAATATTTACAATCCTTTTCTATCAAACTTCTACATGGTTTCAATCTTTAATTGATTTTCAATTCGATTGGCAttcaggaagaagaaaatagataataacgCATGGAACCTAACCTCCAAGATTGACAGTTATccttactattattataaaaattaaataaattttaatatatcttacTGTGCATTTTaactcatttttattattacttcgaACTAAAATATGACCATGTAACATCAATTCTTCTTTCCATATTTTCAGCAATGATTGGATGTATAcagttttctattttccttgtattattagtttaaattaaattttcaacgtTTTTCTATAGTTTACAATAAAGATATGAagatattacgaaagaaaaactaactacaaaatttcaaattgattGCTACAACGTTGATAACTATCTGATGCAGAATTTTAGCTTCTGttacataattaatatgtattgATTACAGGAGCAGCATAGTCTGGAGTTAGATCGTCTCGCAGAAGAGAATGAAGCTCTTCGTGCCCGTCTTAGGAATGTAGCTCATTCTCCGTTATCTGATTCAGAGAAGCAGCAGTTGCTATTAGATGCATCAAGGCTTCATAATTCTGCACCAGCTTCGATTGCTATACCTCAAGATGATAGCTGTACACCAAATGCAAATCTACCACAAGACAGTGCGCAATGCACTACTCCGGATTGGGATAAACATTCCTCTAGCTCTATATCAGAAGTATCAGTGGCTTGTCTTCAAGACAGAATACTACAAATGGAAGAAACGCATTATTCCACTAATGAAGAGTTACAAGCAACTATTCAAGAATTGAGTGATTTACAAGTATGTATGATCAGTAATTCTCAACAATGTaatctgaaaaatatattatatcgataaaatagtaaatttatttgatattacatTAAACGTGTTAATTTAATGTAGGCTCAATTAACGGAACTACAAGCTGACAATGAAAGattaacagaagaaaaaggtgTTCTTTTGGAATCATTGTGTCGACAAACAGAAAAGTTAGAAGATTCAAGATCAAAAGTTGACACTCTACAAGGGCTTTTATTAAGAGAAGAACAACCTCAAGAATCGTCCAAAGGTTATAACACAGAAAGGGAACAAAAATTAGTTGacttattaaaagtaaatatatacataaaattatattatcataagaTTATTCTAAATATTGATTGAtgtgttattatatatgtttccTGTTTTAGAGTGCTCAAGAAGAACGGGAGGCTCTGCTTCAAAAACAAGAGGAATTAACGtcggaattaaaaaatttaagaacGACCGCCGATGCTAATGCTACGGAAGCGgaaagattaagaaaatgtGTCCACTTGCTTGAATCTACTATAGAAACAGTCAATATAGAACGTAAACAATTGGATGTAGAATTAGCGGAAGCGCGTCAAGAGGGTGCGAACAGAAGTATAGAAATAAGCAGATTAGCTACCTTACTGGATAATGCCAGAGCTAAGATTGAAGAGTTAGAGCAGTCAAGGCAAGTAGAAAGTAAAAGTGAAGCTGATGAATTGTTAGACGCGGCAAGACGTGAAAAAGATACGTTAGAAACGCAAGCTGCAGCCTTGCAAGAACAACTGGCACGTTCGCATTGTGATCATGATCGTCTTAGAGATCAATATTCTCAACTTCAAGAAGAATACAAGGTATGTTTTTAGTAgagtatcattaaaaaaattatataatttgcgttaataaatataaatagaaaatgtatagCACGTCGCGAATAAATTTATAGGTTGCTCGAAATAATGCTAAATCAGCTATCGATGACTTGGAATATAgattaaatcaattaaaagaCGAACGACTTTCTGTCAGTACGGAATTACAATTAGTAAGAGATTCTTTGGCAGAATTACAAACACAATGTCAAAGACATctagaagataaaagagaattgaAGGCTGCTCTTAGCGAAGCACAAAGAAGAGAACGGGAAGCACAAACTCATCAGTACGAGTTGGAACGTGCTTTAGCTGAGGAACGTAGATTGAGACAAGAAGAAAGTGCTGAATGGGAACAATTCCAGACGGATCTACTTATGACTGTTAGAGTTGCGAATGACTTTAAAACTGAGGCTCAAAGCGAATTAGAACGTGTAGTTTTGGAAAACAAAGCGCAAAGAGATAAATTGAGAACATTAGAGGCTCAGCTAGATAAACTTAATAAAGGTAAGAAAAATACCTTTAATTCttcgaatattatatttgaatatgaCATATAGAACATATATTTCTCAAATTAAATTCGGATAAGTACGAAATACCAAACGTACAAGgaaaaaattcttctattCCTTTACATAATTAGAAGTTATATAAgttatacattattaatttattgcttcttttcctttctttttttctttttttttcctttttttttcttttttttttaatgtctaCTCATTATTAGGCGATACCACAGTGTCCAACAATAAAGTATTTGATACTACTAgcagaaataaacgaaaaccGACTAGCATTATTTTGAAACGTGGACGTACTATTACAAAACGTCCTCGTGAGATAAGGCGGCACATATCACCTaccaatttttttaaaacgataatcaaaaaaaattcatacaagataacaaataataataccaaACTCGCTCCTACTAATAATACAACAAAGGAACAAGATATTGCAGAGTTATCAAAAGATGAAACAGATCTAGGTAATCCATGCTCTGTCAAAGAAGTAATTAAAgtagatgaaaaattaatgtcTGGTAAAGAGATTGAATTTTGTCCAGCTTCTACTCCAAAAACTAGAAGTCCTGATACGAGTACGGGATTAACTATATTAGAAAGTAAGATCGTAGAtccgataaaagaaaacatcgaTGAAGTATCTGAAAAATTATCTACTGAACAATCTGTAAATATCCAACAGAGTGAATTATATTCAGAGATAAATAATAGCATAGATATAGATTTAAACAACACTCTAGAGAACGAGAATAGTAATCGTAAACTTTATATTCCCAGCTCAATTAATGTAGATAAAAATGCAACTTCTAAAAGCTCTCtactaaaaaatatcaaaggaaTTCAAAGTATTGATACAAATTCATATGGtatcaatatttcaaatagTAGATTTTTTGTACCAAAGAATTACGTATTTTCTGACATTGACAGTTCAATGAATGATCTCAAATTTGAAGTAGATCCTGAGATGAGCAAATTATTgcaaaaaagtgaaaataaaattcttaatgAAACAGATTCAAATCTAATCTCAGAAATCAGCAGAGAAAAATCTTTGGAAGATCCACTAATATCTAAAACAACAGTGACCAAAGATGTTCTTACATCACCCAATAAACAAAAATCCTTGCATCAATTTCCTGAGGCAAATAATTCaacaaaagaaattgttaacttgaatgacaaaaagaaacgattatttttaaaaagatatgaatCCAAACCGAGTAGTGAAATAGTCGACTCTCTTTTGGATAACATACAGTATAAATCAAAGTCGAATATgactaattatttaaaatataaaaatttttctacatCATTAGATAATCTtgattcttataaaattactgataataatgatattattcaaACTCATAGAAGTTACGAATCTCTTCCGATTATTGATtatgaaatgaaaagtaaaatgataaaggaagaaaattccAAAAGTAATCAATCcactataaataataaaaaacaaaattgtgtTTCTGTTAATGACAATGAACAATCTCCTATAAAACGTAATTATCGTTCAGGACATAATACAGATACACATACTTCAGTTTACAAACAAAGGAATATCGATGTAAAGGCAAAAATAACTAAAAGTACCATAAAAAGTAAAGATGCCAATTACAATTCAAATAATATCTCTACtaaatttcatttagaaaGAGATCAATTGAAAGATGCAGATTCCTTGAACTCTCCAAAAAAGAATACAGGAAAAGTAATTTATGAATGCAAGAATTCTAAATCTTttgaatattcaaaatataattatttagaaaagcGTAATTCTTATCCATCTATGTCTTCTATAAAGCATATTCCTATATCTCCTGTTTGCAACAAGATGCATTCTATAACACCATCATACACATCAAATAGAACTTCAAACTATACTTTAAGAGACAGAACTCAAACGTCAGAACAATTTTCTCCTACTAAAATTCTAAACAAATCATTCAAAGATATATCCAAATATAATGATTTACAAAGTGACAGATATCTAGCTTTATGTGAAGCTAATCGTTTGAAACGcttgaaatttttaagaatGAATTTGCAAACAGATTACAatatagaagataaaaagacacAAGTTAGTAATAGTCATGTTGCTAGAAAAATACCAATAAACAATGACAATTATAGTACGAGTATAGTGCCTGAAGTCTCACAAAACGATACTAATTATGCCTTGCTATGCAAGGATCGAGCGATAGGTCGTACATCATCCTTGAGAGACAAATTTGAGACTATCATAGAAGATGTGGAACTGAGAGCAGGTCGACGTTCGTTAACAGGAAAAACTTGCGACCGTAAGTCGCTACTGGTGTGGAACAATGATTGACTGCTTGTACTGCAAAATTCGACCCATTGTCTGTCCTCGTTTATAAGCTAGCCAAGAATATAGAAAGTTTAATATCTTACATGCTAGCCCCAAATGTTTCTCTAGGTTTTCAAGTTATATGTCTAATCCTTTTCGATCCTATTCAACCTATTGTTGTTAGCTTTTTGTGTTTTGGATTATTATGTTTTGAAAGATACTTGCTTTATGTTTTTATCCCTCacaaatcaaaatttttaggTGTCTTgggatttatttaaaaaaaaatattacaatttcattatttttttcttttgttttttttctcccacagacaatttaatatttgcgctttattatttcatacatatatttgttttgCTTGTTGCTTTGTCTTGttgaattaaatttgaaaCATGTTTTAATTgacgaatatttttgaatagaTCCGATCGATTTTTCAGCAAATCAGAAAGTTGTACAACAACCACCTGCAAGGCCAGCGAGTACACCAACAGAAACACAACAATGTGTTTTAACAAGTGTACAACAGGAAATGGCTGCACGACGAAAGGCTAATATTTCGCGCCAAGATTCCAGATTATCTGTTAAATGTTTAATAGAAAGTATTGAAAATGCTACAAAACAAGCTAAAGCTGGtatgtttaatatatgttgttaatcgttatttctattattctcACACactgttaatattatttattttgttttaggaCCGGGAAGTCGTAGTAGTTCAACATCGTCTTTAAATTCTATAGGGACAAATGATATAATGACACTGAAATCTCCTCTCAGAGATCAGCAACAAATAAACAACTTAATCTGTACATCAAATTctccaaataataataaaacacaGGCAGCAATAAATAGGAAACCATTATCAGGTAATTTACCATACAAGTCCTATTATAGTGGGCATAAGTTgctttttaattcataaaattgcttttattatataatctaataCTTATGCTTCTCTGAatcctcttttatatattctccATTACTTGTGCgtttagataatatttagacaaattttttttatatgtatcagtagtcatttgaaaaatataaatctttagGATGTAAATCCTAATCATGGAGGATTTGGctttatatgttatttaagCTGCAAATGATAACctttagttaaaaaaaaaaaaaaagaaaacacacgcatatctcattttcttctgCGCTTGAACATATCACGTAATCGCATGTCTATCActcatttctttcatataaataaaggTGATTTGATCATTATTTATGTTGTCATTCCCTGTGTCGTACTATTGGTAGTTctgaatgtaaaaatattggTATTTCATCGGAACCGCCGTTATATTCTGCATTCtattatttcaattctttaccgcttatatatatatatatatatatatatatatatatatatatatatatatatcacgtaaGATATAGCTTTGTTACATGTAACAAATAAAGTTTGATAAACTTACTTTACTCAGCCATCTTATCTTCCACTTCCTAACACAGAAACAAAGTCAGCAGTACCCGTGGTTTTAAGTCCTGGTGAACTTTTGGATTCTGCTGCACTAAATGTCAAGGCTATTGATTTCGTTCGTCGAAATAGTGTGACAGATTTATCAGAACGTAAAGATCCTCTTTGTGGGTTGATCAAGAATGGAGGTTCTAAGAGAAATGCATTACTTAAATGGTGTCAAAACAAGACATTAGGctatcgaaatatcgatataaCTAATTTTAGCAGCTCTTGGAACGATGGCTTAGCTCTTTGCGCTATTCTTCATTCTTATCTCCCATATAAAGTACCATATGATACTTTAACACCTgctgaaaaacgaaaaaatttttccattgCATTCTCTGCTGCTGAAAGTGTTGGCATACCTACAACCTTGGTGAGTAAAACAAATGTGTATGAGTGGGTGGGTGCGTGcgtacgcacgtacgcacgtgtaatatatatataaactttatcGATGTATAATCAATGCaatgagataaagaaaatgtaagtatGAATTAGTTGGACAATtagtaataatcataaatctatttttttcacaGAATATAGGAGAAATGTGTCAACTGGAACGACCCGATTGGCAACAAGTCATGACATATGTGACTagtatttataaacattttgaaACGTAATCGTGGTCACTATCTGAAAGATTAAGCTATATCATCCTTCCCATTGAATCCTCTTACACTTATTTGAGTGATCAAGAACAATGGCATCTAGTCAACTAAATTCTGCAAGACacaattttatacaaatttttgattattgcTGGATTAGAGCACTGCCTATACTGTATATATAGCTTTATGTGAAAGGATCTATTGAAGCATACAGAGAATTCGATGGAAGACTACACACCAAATGGAATTGCTTTTATCATGAGACTGAAAAACTTATTTACATACGTGTACGCATACATACTATGTATagtaaaaacaagaaatggATATTTAAATCTGATGAaagtataaaacaaataccttttatatatatatgtatgtgtatatatatatacgcatatatatatatgcatacatatacatatataaaaggaaagatatagtatataattaaatgcaAACTTCACGActttcttataataaatataactatgCTTTGCAGTGTCTTTTTGGCAGAGTTATGCTATACACTTTGCAATATGGTATGCATTGCATATATGAAAATGCATGTTTACATCATAGAGTCTTGCATATttgcaaataataaatgtcAAGTATTTGCGTTCCTCATACTGTATTTTTGTACTTggattatttttcgaaatacttTTGTAAAGTTTACGAACGATGTACAGAACTAAGCGCCTTAATTTAAGATAtctaatttattgaattagtCATGTTTAGTCTACTATGAAGCAAAGCAGCATATTAGAAGAGATTGTTTATGTTCTATTTTACTGAAtgagataggaaaaaaatgattaaaggCTAAGTTCTCTGTGATATAGGAAGGTAGCCCCGATACAGAGATACAGACGTTATCGTTATTGCTCTTATTATTAGCgctaatattaatatcgtccttgtcgtcgttgttatattaatatagacAATATGCTGTctgatataaaacaataaactTGCCTGATATatggatatttaaaaaactatatatatttttttttaatttcaaatattatttgcgacaaagaaaaatatcattcgtttacgtaaaagatataatttaatcattttatattacagtCGTTAGATAGCTAAAAATAGGTTAGATTGTATGATCAAAACAATATTTACAAAGAGACAATATGTGactatattacaatatatgaTAATCTGAAGTTTTTTAGTTGTTACAATTGACTTTATTtagtatatttattgtaaCTGATTATATGAATCTTATgtgattgatttaaaaaaaatcatcaagCATCAGAATTGAAGTTgtcatttattcatttgaaaaatttgatctcttttgttttcatcATGTTTCGCTCACATCCATTTTATCTTGATCTTTATCACCcgaataatattcattagtTGGCTCAATAATTTTATCCGTGTCTTGAACATTTTGTCTTGAATCAGGATCTGGTTCCGGTTGCCTCTCTTCTTCTGGTGGTAATGCATCACATGGAACGTCTTGCATTTGAACACTTGGCGaatgttgtatcatttttaaattatcataaacGTGTCTAGTTATTGCCTCTAAATACTGTTTACTATTTGCATTATCTTGTCTAGTGACAACTTCAGGATGCAATGTAAAGTCTGGTgcaaaatattctaaatattcAGTATAAGGTAATTCATTGCTGATCTGTTCATCAACAAGTAAAGATGTTTCATATGTCCAACAACGTGCCACGTTACGAAGGGTATAACCACCCCCACCAACAGTAAGTAAAGGTACATGTAAGTCTCTAACAAATTTTACACATTCTCCATGACCTTTTGTACTTAAACTGAAACATCCAAGCCTATCATTCGCTAAAGAATCTGCACCACATTGTAATACAATTGCAGTTGGTTGGAAAAACTCCATCACATGCGAGATAACAGGTTTAAATACTTGTACGTAAGACGTATCATCTATACCTTCTTTCAATGGTACATTTACAGAATAATATCTACCACTCTCTGCTCCTATTTCATACATATCTCCTGTTCcaggaaagaaataattgccATACTTGTGAAAGGAAACTGTCATAACTCTGTCAGTAAGATAAAATGCTTCTTGTACACCATCTCCATGATGGACgtcaatatctatatataatactctagcatgatattttaataattctaaaattgCGATTacaatatcgtttatataacAAAAGCCTGAAGCTTCAAATTTTTTAGCATGGTGTAAACCTCCACTCCAATTGATTGCAATGTcacaacaattattatttaattttgtagcTCCTTCTAAAGATGCCCCAGTATACATAGAACAAAAATCAAAGAGTCCTTCAAAAACAGGACAGTCATCTCCCACATTAAAGTGACTAAGATATTTTGTATATCCTTGTAAATTTTGTGGCGTTACTCTTTGTAAAAACTCCACATATTCGTCAGAATGAAACCGGCACATATCGTGAGTACTCGCACGATAAGGACGGtaaatttgcatttttttatgtaaaccATAATTAAGAACTAAACTATGAATTACAGACAATCTATGAGGTTTCA
This window of the Vespula vulgaris chromosome 1, iyVesVulg1.1, whole genome shotgun sequence genome carries:
- the LOC127071033 gene encoding cytospin-A-like isoform X2 — translated: MFKQFWEVLGGNSARSGMSVGSGGRAPIKRTTGTTTSTVNNSTKNKSKLEPRPPSGVGKKRTDAVSLLFSAKRPPSRKVERTPTATTTTTTTTATRTTKTPQKSARTKSLERLKGQQSQQQQQQQQQQQQQQQQQSTQGPQQTQQQQVPLRQAPSASSLETKTESLSTENWSSIGKEVPKSNAKNQQQHQKGPAKGSRMQELEREIEILRKDRARLEANLREATTDAQSLRDLKTELASLKEQHSLELDRLAEENEALRARLRNVAHSPLSDSEKQQLLLDASRLHNSAPASIAIPQDDSCTPNANLPQDSAQCTTPDWDKHSSSSISEVSVACLQDRILQMEETHYSTNEELQATIQELSDLQAQLTELQADNERLTEEKGVLLESLCRQTEKLEDSRSKVDTLQGLLLREEQPQESSKGYNTEREQKLVDLLKSAQEEREALLQKQEELTSELKNLRTTADANATEAERLRKCVHLLESTIETVNIERKQLDVELAEARQEGANRSIEISRLATLLDNARAKIEELEQSRQVESKSEADELLDAARREKDTLETQAAALQEQLARSHCDHDRLRDQYSQLQEEYKVARNNAKSAIDDLEYRLNQLKDERLSVSTELQLVRDSLAELQTQCQRHLEDKRELKAALSEAQRREREAQTHQYELERALAEERRLRQEESAEWEQFQTDLLMTVRVANDFKTEAQSELERVVLENKAQRDKLRTLEAQLDKLNKGDTTVSNNKVFDTTSRNKRKPTSIILKRGRTITKRPREIRRHISPTNFFKTIIKKNSYKITNNNTKLAPTNNTTKEQDIAELSKDETDLGNPCSVKEVIKVDEKLMSGKEIEFCPASTPKTRSPDTSTGLTILESKIVDPIKENIDEVSEKLSTEQSVNIQQSELYSEINNSIDIDLNNTLENENSNRKLYIPSSINVDKNATSKSSLLKNIKGIQSIDTNSYGINISNSRFFVPKNYVFSDIDSSMNDLKFEVDPEMSKLLQKSENKILNETDSNLISEISREKSLEDPLISKTTVTKDVLTSPNKQKSLHQFPEANNSTKEIVNLNDKKKRLFLKRYESKPSSEIVDSLLDNIQYKSKSNMTNYLKYKNFSTSLDNLDSYKITDNNDIIQTHRSYESLPIIDYEMKSKMIKEENSKSNQSTINNKKQNCVSVNDNEQSPIKRNYRSGHNTDTHTSVYKQRNIDVKAKITKSTIKSKDANYNSNNISTKFHLERDQLKDADSLNSPKKNTGKVIYECKNSKSFEYSKYNYLEKRNSYPSMSSIKHIPISPVCNKMHSITPSYTSNRTSNYTLRDRTQTSEQFSPTKILNKSFKDISKYNDLQSDRYLALCEANRLKRLKFLRMNLQTDYNIEDKKTQVSNSHVARKIPINNDNYSTSIVPEVSQNDTNYALLCKDRAIGRTSSLRDKFETIIEDVELRAGRRSLTGKTCDPNQKVVQQPPARPASTPTETQQCVLTSVQQEMAARRKANISRQDSRLSVKCLIESIENATKQAKAGPGSRSSSTSSLNSIGTNDIMTLKSPLRDQQQINNLICTSNSPNNNKTQAAINRKPLSETKSAVPVVLSPGELLDSAALNVKAIDFVRRNSVTDLSERKDPLCGLIKNGGSKRNALLKWCQNKTLGYRNIDITNFSSSWNDGLALCAILHSYLPYKVPYDTLTPAEKRKNFSIAFSAAESVGIPTTLNIGEMCQLERPDWQQVMTYVTSIYKHFET
- the LOC127071033 gene encoding cytospin-A-like isoform X6, which translates into the protein MFKQFWEVLGGNSARSGMSVGSGGRAPIKRTTGTTTSTVNNSTKNKSKLEPRPPSGVGKKRTDAVSLLFSAKRPPSRKVERTPTATTTTTTTTATRTTKTPQKSARTKSLERLKGQQSQQQQQQQQQQQQQQQQQSTQGPQQTQQQQVPLRQAPSASSLETKTESLSTENWSSIGKEVPKSNAKNQQQHQKGPAKGSRMQELEREIEILRKDRARLEANLREATTDAQSLRDLKTELASLKEQHSLELDRLAEENEALRARLRNVAHSPLSDSEKQQLLLDASRLHNSAPASIAIPQDDSCTPNANLPQDSAQCTTPDWDKHSSSSISEVSVACLQDRILQMEETHYSTNEELQATIQELSDLQAQLTELQADNERLTEEKGVLLESLCRQTEKLEDSRSKVDTLQGLLLREEQPQESSKGYNTEREQKLVDLLKSAQEEREALLQKQEELTSELKNLRTTADANATEAERLRKCVHLLESTIETVNIERKQLDVELAEARQEGANRSIEISRLATLLDNARAKIEELEQSRQVESKSEADELLDAARREKDTLETQAAALQEQLARSHCDHDRLRDQYSQLQEEYKVARNNAKSAIDDLEYRLNQLKDERLSVSTELQLVRDSLAELQTQCQRHLEDKRELKAALSEAQRREREAQTHQYELERALAEERRLRQEESAEWEQFQTDLLMTVRVANDFKTEAQSELERVVLENKAQRDKLRTLEAQLDKLNKDPIDFSANQKVVQQPPARPASTPTETQQCVLTSVQQEMAARRKANISRQDSRLSVKCLIESIENATKQAKAGPGSRSSSTSSLNSIGTNDIMTLKSPLRDQQQINNLICTSNSPNNNKTQAAINRKPLSETKSAVPVVLSPGELLDSAALNVKAIDFVRRNSVTDLSERKDPLCGLIKNGGSKRNALLKWCQNKTLGYRNIDITNFSSSWNDGLALCAILHSYLPYKVPYDTLTPAEKRKNFSIAFSAAESVGIPTTLNIGEMCQLERPDWQQVMTYVTSIYKHFET